The nucleotide sequence GAAGAACATAACATATAATAGAAGGCATTCTAAAATAGAGTTTTGGCATTTACCGTAGCACCAAGACGACCTTTTACTGAAgcattttgatcattttcctgAGCTATTCTTTGAAATAGAAGGTTATCTTTTAAACCCTTAAGACTGTTTCTCTTCTGTACCATCACCTGTGTTGACTAGAATGTGTCACTCATTGTGTGTCTGCAATATGCTGGTGTGCaacgcgtgtgtttgtgtgaaaggaGATAACATCTCAGGGCAAGGAGGCGCCTCCTGGGCAGTGGTTTCTCATTCACTGCTTTCCTCAAGGCTAAATGCAGGAAATGAGCCCAAGGAAGAGAGCCAGATTGGCCCAGCCGAGGTTGCATGAGCGACAATTGCTGCCTTAGAGGTTTCGGGCCTCTTGTGTATTCACGGTTTCCTCAAGAACTCCTCCATGAAGTCTCTTTTAAGTTCCATTGTAcgcccttcctcctcctcttcgctcTTAGATCAAAGCATAGCCTTTATTAGTGTGAGCAGTAGTAGCGGTTCAAAATGTTTCAACACCTTCATGACCTGGAAGCATTAAAAGAACCATGTCTCTTCCTCCCGCTGTCTGATGGCATCATTTTAGTTTTCTGATCTGGCCATGCTGTTTTCTCCTGCCTCTGTCTTCCTAAACCTAccggtaaccctaaccctaacctcaccaGGGTATCAAAATGAAGCTACTGCTGTCACCAGGATCTGTTTACGCTCTCACTCGCTCGCTGTTTCAGTGAGTTGCTTGTAAAAGCAGTAAATTCTTTGCGCAGCTGGTGCCGGCTGTTAGCATTCCTCGTGTGTTGTCCGTTTAAGCCTGTGTGTGCAATTGTGTGAGTAAAAGAGGGTCGCCGTTGCGGCACGCTGTTGCCACAACGTCAGGCCGAGTTGGCATTGGATGTCGGAGCAGAATTTCTGTGTAGCACCATCAAAGAACAGCTGCTGTGTCAGATAATGGACCGATTATCAGAATATTACAGTAACAACCTAACAGATCCCGCAGTTGTAACTGTCTAATGTTCTCTAATGCGCTCCGTGTTTATGAGCTGTTAAATGTGTGAATAATCTCTGTGTCCATTGTAATGACAACCTTTTATGTAGGATTAAACTTTGAGCCGATGTGTCAGCCTGAGATGGCTCCATGTCAACGATCTTGTTATTTGGGAGGGCAATTAGTCTATTTGGCAGTGAACCCCGTCTCAGATTGGGAACAGACACACAGGGGAGTTTTCACCGTGCTTCTGAGCCAGTACCGActgtggataaaaaaaaagatgcctgGAAACTTGAATAAGGCATACACATTATTTTATGCATGAAATGTCAGCACGTTTTAGTTTTTCACTTCTATCTGATGGATGCGGTCTGATCTTCCATGGGATCACTCAAAaactgttttgctgtttttaactgttttacTTCTTTAGTTTTCTGTCCTTTCTGTAAACAGGCCTGTTTCGATatcaaattttcttttttgacaAATTACTGACTAGGGTCCATTTTGAAAATATGCTGTGTTTGATCAAACCAGATTACATCTACACTGTAGATGAAAGATGTACAGACTTAATCTCTACAGATTAAGTCTGTACAGCTTTCATCCAAATGTTTAAATAGATACAGATGTAAAATCCAGATCCAGTTCACAACCAAATGGAAATCAAGTCCCGCTTTGGTTTACCCCCAAGCCACTCAGCAGAATTCCtctaaaggaataaaaaaaagtttgcttACAGAAAGCACTAGAAGTTTTCTTTGAGAAGATTGAAAGCCGGTTGTGGGCCCATCATGGTATCATCTGAAATAATTTGCACGTTCCTTAATCAGATCATATTGTAATAGTGCTATGTGATTTTGATGGAGAAAATTCTCTTCTCAAGTAGCCCAGACTGGGGAATCTCTAGAGAAGTTTTGGCCTGAAACTGAGGGCGATTTGCTCCCCCAGATGGTCAAGGTTGCATTTCCAGTCGGGGCTTGATGGgcgatttttttttgttaaagccTCATCCTCAAGTGTGTGCGCTCAGTACGATTCCTTTACTGCAGAGCATTTTGGAGCAGTGACAGATCGGCGCCACTGCTCACATCTGCCCACCTCCAGCTGATATAGGCAATGAGCAGGAAGTGAACAGATGCTGCGCCCAGCTCAAAAATCAATACCGTACTTTTAATTTCTAATTTCTGATTAATTTTAATGGAACATTTCAACTGAAGGTCAGGAAATATAATCTCTCATATTTAATGTGACTATATAGCTAGTAGTTAGCACTTGCTTCAGCTGGTTTACTGCTAAACACCACACAATAGACTGAGTATTCCTTCATCTCCAGGCTTTGGAAGAGGCCCAGATCGCCATCCAACAGCTCTTCGGTAAAATCAAAGATATCAAGGACAAGGCGGAGAAATCTGAACAAATGGTGAGTACAGAATGTGAATTAAAGTTAAATTAAAGTCAGAATGATGCAAAAATGCACTTATTTATCAAAACAGACTGTGAGCCCCCAACCCTGCAATTTACGAGAACTATAAGAGCTTTATCATTGGAATGTTTACATCAGTTATTATGTAGTTTTTCATTAAATCAATAAGACTCTTCTaccttatttctattttttttatgttcccTGCAGGTAAAAGAGATTACTAGAGACATTAAGCAGTTGGACCATGCGAAGCGCCACCTCACGACATCCATTACCACCCTGAACCACCTGCATATGTTAGCAGGGGGAGTTGACTCTCTAGAGTACGTACCATCACATTTAACTGGTTAGCCCAGAGGAATGTAAAGCCTACATGCCCTAAACAATGGAATTGTTGAAAGCTTTAAGGGATGTGCATTTAATTATAGGATTAGTGGGTGGGTTGAATGGAGACAAAAATGTATAGTGTTGTCCACACAAGGCCTTTTATCATCTTCATATACACGTGTTTCTTTATTCTATGTCCCATTTTAAGGAGGTTGAGAGGTTCTCAGCTAATAGAAATGAAAGATACTCTGCACACAATGATGCTGCACAGTCATCACAGTCACATGTGCTATAAAAGCTGTTAGAGATTTTCTGAAAGAACAActtttgtgtgttctgtgttgCAGAGCCATGACCAGGAAGAGACAGTACGGTGAGGTGGCCAACCTGCTGCAAGGAGTGGTCAATGTGCTGGAGCATTTCCACAAATACATGGGCATACCACAGATCAGGCAGCTTTCTGAGAGGTCATTCAAATGTGCAAACATCTATACATTACTTTCAGGGTCTGACCTAGATATTCCCCAGTCTAGTGCTGAAAGTACCTACCTAGACATTTAGGCTTAGTGTTCTCAGGATGTGATGGTGTTTTTTCCATAGATTGTGGTAGGTGTGATTATATCTCAGGCTTCCATTTGTGCACATAGATGAAGTACTTAAAATATTACATGATGTAGTCAAGCTTGTTGTTCCTCTGTACAACAGTACAGTGAGGAATGCTGCTGCGCTTGGGAGAATCTGGACGTTGAACAGTGCATTGTTATGCCATTGTTTCCTCAAAGCTGTGACAGATTAGATTTCCATTTATGTTCTTGCTCACTGAGAGGACCAGAATCTATTTCCTCTCAAAAgcgaacacaaaaacaaaaagcacgACCTTTGGTTTAGTTTGTCTGAGGTGTGGCGCCATTCATTCCATAAAACAGCTGCATGGAAGAAGTGAGAGCTGTAGTAACAGATGATGGGATAGAATGTAATAACTGCCACCAATCTCTGAATAGAAGGAATCAGGATTCATCACACAGTTGTGATAATAATCCAGGGAGGTGTAGAAGATGATGATTTATACTGTCTGTCAACCATCAAGCCAAATCACATTATATTTGTGTTAACAGTTTAAATCTAACTGCTCATTATTGcaatttttaattgatttttttcagtTAAACTTAATTCAACAGGACCCATTTGCAATAAACATTTCCACCCTTTGTCTTTCAAATGTGATTAACTTGAGTAACTGCAGCCTTTTCATTTCAGCAGAGTTATCCTGATTATTTTTCCTAAGCCTCTTACACTCATTACTTCATTATTTTTTCACGATCCCAACGGTCACAGTTGAGGTAACAGTTACTGAGGTATtggctgtgtgtgcatgcatatgCCTGTGCACGGTTTTAATGATGGCTGCTGCACATTCAAAACTGCAGATTTCTTATTGGCCACCTGATGGCATCTGCTTTGTTGTAAGAACCTTTTAACTAGCTGTTAGCCACAAAGGCCACATTATCTCTGACATAGTGCATTTAACATGTATTATCCACTAACTTCCGGGTATTTAAAAGTCAATATAGTGGATGTCATGTCTACATTTCAACTCATTTGGCAGCACTATTATCAGTCTTGCAGCACTATTCTGCATTATAGCTGAAATGGCAATCTAGCTATAAAAGCGATCTGAGTCTTTATCTTTCCTCTTTCACGCAGTTTTCAGGCTGTAGTCGCTGATCAGAGATGGTATTTCTAAAATCAATTCTTCCTTCATAACTAAGCTCTTCTGTCAGTTGAGAAACCACACATGGCATCTCCATTATGTCAGTACTGTAGCAGGCTAGGCTACTGTAGCATAACCTGTAAACCTCCATATTTGTACTTCCTGGCATTTTTCCACATTGAGAGCTGTATCGTTCACTGTCTGTGCTTCTCTGCAGAAATGTTAGCCACATTAGTTCAGCTTAATGTAATCCATATTCTTTACTTATTATTATAACTGCTTGTTTGTGATCACTGATTTTTTGCTCTTCTACTTTTGGTGGATCATCCATGTCCTCGCTTCTCACACCAACTAACCTTCATGTCCTCTGTCACTACGTTCCTATGTTTTGGGTCTTCCTGTAGGACTCTTGCCTGGCAATTCCTCCGTGCCAGTGTCTGCAAACCAGACAGCATCATTGTTCTCACTGCCAGCTTCTACAGTTTTCCCCCTCTTCACGCTTCACCTCTTTTTTCACACTGTCCATCGTGCTGGACTGTTGACCTTGTTCATCTCTCTTCTCTGTGATATCACCATATTCTGTCTTCCTTAATTCCTCTTCTTTCCAAGCCATACCTCCACCTTTTTAGAgtttcctccacctgctctcactACAGATCACAATGTCATCTATGTCACTTATGCTCTCACTTCTACTGTATACTTGAACTTTATGCAGTGTTTTCCCTATCTTTTCTTAGGTAATCTTGTTTACCTAAAGACCAATTTTTCCATCCACTATTTGACAACAAAAATGAGATGAGAAGTTTGCTCTATTTCCAAGGAACTTGTAATTAAGTTGGAGAGACATGAGCACATCTCAGTAACCTTTGCTGTCTCACTCCAATGGTGTCAGACCACATTTTAGATAATATTTCTGATAAACATCCCTGATTTATGGATGTGTAGCATTTATTTAGTTAACTGAATGATAAGCTCGGGTATGTCAACAAGTTTAAGTCTCTTGCTATGTTGAATGGCTATTCTCATTTAAGTTTTCAATGTTGAGCTGAAATCGCATCTGTTTCAGGTAAACATGTCGGTGTTATTGTGGTTTGGTCTCTTTAGAGTCAAAGCAGCTCAGAGTGAGTTGGGCACACAGATTCTGGCAGATTTTGAAGAAGCATTCCCATCTCAAGGTTCCAAGGTATTTATTTGCTGTTATTGCCCATAGATGGTCGTGTTTAAGTAATTGTGTGTAATTTTCACAACCCATCTAGAGACCAGGTGGCCCCAGTAACGTGCTTCAAGATGCCTGCCTGGTGGCTAACGTGCTGGACCCCCGCATCAAACAGGAGGTCATCAAAAAGTTCATCAGGCAACACCTTTCAGAGTACCTGGTGTTGTTCCAGGAAAACCAAGATGTGAGTAATAATCAGATTTAAGCTTTGCATGTGCTATTTTGATTGAATAAAATGAGACGAGAACTCCCTCCTCAGGTTGCCTGGCTGGACAAGATTGATCGACGATACGCTTGGATCAAACGACAGCTGCTGGACTACGAGGAGAAGTACGGACGCATGTTTCCGGAGGAATGGTGCATGACGGAGCGCATCGCTGTGGAGTTCTGCCACATTACCAGGTTACAACTGCAGAATGCATGAGTGGCTTCAATCTGCTGGAAAATAATCTGTTTCTTAAAGAAGGCAGGAACTGAGAAATAGATTGTGGGAGTTTTGAATGCAAATCGGCTTGAGTGGCACAACTTTGGAGCTGACATAGGTGGCCTACATGAGCAGTGACCTACTGCTCTGACTTCCTTCTCTGTTGGGTCCAAAAGAAAACTGGAACAGTGTAAAACAGCATGTTAATTGGAACCATTTCTAACAAAGAAAACTGTTTTGGGGTGGGTGTGGAAAGGGGAAGGAATGTAATCACAACTGTAAATGTTTTCTGTGCTTTTCAAGGGTGGAGCTTGCTAAAGTCATGCGAACACGGGCTAAAGAGATAGAGGTGAAGCTGCTTCTGTTTGCCATACAGAGGACAACAAACTTTGAGGGTCTTCTCTCCAAACGCTTCACAGGATGCACTTTGACTGACGTACCTGGAGTAAGGAATCCCCTCAATACATTCACATGTTAAAGATCTGAGCAGAATGGACAAACACATAAGCttttaaaggtttatttgaTGTAAAAAATAGGACTCTATTGTTGCAGGACCCATGTAAAGTTTAAAAACCAGGTTGTGTTTGCATGTGCTGCTAGAAGTGATACACAGAGGATGGACCAACTCTAATTATTACTTTTGTGTAGCACAACTAGGCCAAGCTTGCTCCGTATTGATAATATTTACCCCAGACAGGGATTCTTTTGTGTCAGCTTGGTTCACACACATGCCAGAGATCTGTTAGAGTGCAATGTTATAATTAGAGATATTGTCATCAAATCCTGGCATGAAGTGGTCTTCAtaaacatggaggaaaatgaTGAAGCTACATTTAATTTTGTAAGTAATCTGTTTGTATAGTTGTGACCGGAGGTCTTCAAACCTTTTACAATGCTCTGATGGAGAACTAGAACATATTTCCAAATATTTCTATTCTTGTTTTACAGCAGAAGAAAGCAGAGAGCCCCCTGGATTCCACAAACCCTTTCCTAGAGGACGAGCCAGGCGAGGATTTGGGCACAGAGAAGGACGAGGATCTGACGAAGGTGAGCTCACAACACCTAAACTTGAACTGATCTGCAGTTGTTACTTATTGCGATGAAAGTATGGTTGCCTCGTTTCTTTCTTATGCTTCTTTTTATCATCTGATATTACTGTTAGTTTTTGATAAAAGAAAGTAACACCTTAGAAAAAGACCGTGAAGCTGCCAATAACTCAGAAAATGATCCCAAAAGCAAACTCAGGCAGCACATCACAAGCCATCTTtgtggaaaaccaaaacaacaaatccTTAAAAATGACACTGAGGAGACTGACGTTCACCTAATGCATCAACATGGAGGTAAACTTGTGCAGTGAGCTGGGTGTCTTTGTAGAATCAGACAGGATTCCTGAAAGGCTTAATTAGATAAAATGAACTGCAATCTATTGTTCATAGATGTAACTAGAGCTTCACCTTTCAAACCCCATCACATCGAACTGGAACAGAACAAAGTATTTAAACTGTTGCTATATTAAAGGTTTTTCTTCACTCTTTTAGCCCAGAAAGCCAAAAGCTCCAGACAACCCATTCCATGGAATTATCTCCAAGTGCTTCGAACCTCATTTATACGTCTACATTGAGTCGCAAGAcaagtgagacacacacacacacacaaacacactgtgttCCCCAGACCTTGAATGTATGTCAGTTAGTGCTGTAACAGAAATGTTTACAATCAGCTGCAAATATGCAACATaaagagacaaagaaagaacaaattattattaaaatttgCATATGCTTTACGGCTTACTTTAGTCTTCCAGGCTCTTAAAGCAATAAATGCCATTTGTGTGTCCAGGGGAACTGGCCTGTTCTGCAGTGACAATTTCTGCGTAGTTCAGTCTGAAGGGCTTAAATGAGGAATGGCCAGATCTGCTTGTCCTTAGTGGGGCACAGCAGGAGAGAACAGTGGGCTTCTTGTGTTGTCCTTGGCCTGAGTAAACCTTGGTCACCAACTGACTGTGGACTGAGGACTTGGCTAATACACCCTGATGATTATGTATTATGGTTTCCTACTCAGTTCTCCAGTTGTTTTTTGTGATACAGTTATTCTCACTTTCCAACCACGTGGGTCTCTGTGTActtttgtgtgggtgtgtcctGTAAACTCTTCGTCTTCTGCAGGAACTTGGGTGAATTAATTGACCGATTCGTAGCAGACTTCCGCACACAAGGTCCTCCCAAATCGGGCACCGAGGAGGGTGGAGCGGTCCTGCCCAGCTGTGCCGACCTCTTCGTCTATTATAAGAAGTGCATGGTACAGTGCTCCCAGCTGAGCACCGGAGAACCAATGATCGCCCTCACCACCATTTTTCAGAAATTCCTCAGAGAGTACGCATGGAAGATCCTCTCTGGAAACCTGCCAAAGTAAGACAACTGGTTACATTTAATTAGATAAGCTTTATTCCCGGAGAGCAAATCAAACACTGGCAGGAGAGTAGCAGGGTTGATGCAACATCCTTTTTCTATTTATCTTTTCAAAGCAAGCATAAATACTTCACACATTTTCCAATACATAAAAAAGCCACTCTGTCATGGAAGATTTTGGACGTCCTGAAGTTTATTTTTCACCTGGATGTGATTTAGACTTAAAATGTTGTGTATATGCTTGTTTTCTCTACTCTACACAACCTCTCCACAAACAGTTGCTACTTGATGATGCAAAAATTAAAATCCCTGATTCATTAtctaaaaatgaataattaagtgTACAACAGCAATAATATAATGATCTTGCTTATTAAAGACATTGGCTTCCCTGGCTACCAGCTGATAAGAGGATACACTGAGGAAGTGTTGACTCCCCTGTGTTCAAATGTACTTTATGATATCAATTTTTCTGAGGCATTacactttttaaatatttttggcCACAATTTAACCCCATAACTTATTTCTAATATCCTCAGAGACTGAATGTGGTGTCTTGTTTAGATACATTCACTATTTCCTTTCCATCAGTATTGTGGTGAAACACATGCTTGTGAGGCTTATCGAACTCTGGactaaaatcaaaatgaaatatGACCAGTGGACCAGGAGTGGCACAGTTCGATCTTCTAGGTTGTAGGTTTGATTCCAGTTTTGGTTCTGTGCGGCCGAGTTCATCACCCCTGCCTGGGTTAGTTTTCTCAGGGTGCTCCAGTTACCTCAcacagtccaaaaacacacacgtggcTGACTGGGAACTCTAAATGGCCCCTAGGTATAGTTGTGAGGGAGGGCATTCCAGGGTGCCTCTCACCCAGTGTCTACTGGGAGAACACCACTTCTAAATAATAATCGGGTGGGTTTTGCTCTATTTTGGAAAATGGACATTTTAAGCCTGAATGTTTTCAGCACATATAAAAAGCTCCATACTTGCATCCAAGAGAGCCATTTAAATCTCTGATC is from Takifugu rubripes chromosome 11, fTakRub1.2, whole genome shotgun sequence and encodes:
- the vps53 gene encoding vacuolar protein sorting-associated protein 53 homolog, with protein sequence MMEDEEFEFAEDLEAILHLTPEVQLAIEQVFPSQDPLDRADFNAVEYINTLFPTEQSLANIDDVVNKIRLKIRRLDDNIRTVVRGQTNVGQDGRQALEEAQIAIQQLFGKIKDIKDKAEKSEQMVKEITRDIKQLDHAKRHLTTSITTLNHLHMLAGGVDSLEAMTRKRQYGEVANLLQGVVNVLEHFHKYMGIPQIRQLSERVKAAQSELGTQILADFEEAFPSQGSKRPGGPSNVLQDACLVANVLDPRIKQEVIKKFIRQHLSEYLVLFQENQDVAWLDKIDRRYAWIKRQLLDYEEKYGRMFPEEWCMTERIAVEFCHITRVELAKVMRTRAKEIEVKLLLFAIQRTTNFEGLLSKRFTGCTLTDVPGQKKAESPLDSTNPFLEDEPGEDLGTEKDEDLTKPRKPKAPDNPFHGIISKCFEPHLYVYIESQDKNLGELIDRFVADFRTQGPPKSGTEEGGAVLPSCADLFVYYKKCMVQCSQLSTGEPMIALTTIFQKFLREYAWKILSGNLPKSSSNTGGLTISSLLKEKEGSEAAKFTVDELCLICSILSTAEYCLATTQQLEEKLKEKVDKVLVERINLTGEMDTFSTVISNSIQLLVQDLDAACDPALTAMSKMPWQSVEHVGDQSPYVTSIIMHIKQNVPILRDNLASTRKYFTQFCIKFTNSFIPKFINYIFRCKPISMVGAEQLLLDTHSLKTVLLDMPSIGSQVLRKAPASYTKIVVKGMTRAEMILKVVMAPHEPPVVFVDNYIKLLADGNPETFQKILDMKGLKRSEQSSMLELFRQRLPTPPSGSDGGPSLSFSTPTPEQESSRIRKLEKLIKKRL